The DNA window AATAGCAGTAAAGTCCtagtctggaagaccaagaaaatgtTTGCAAGACAACTACAAATAGGAAAGACAAGTCAATGCCCCCAAACCTTCGTTTGACTGCGAAAGACCTTTAGGATGATTTAGCAGACACTGGAGTGGTGCTGCACTGTTCTACCGGGTagtgacacctgcacaaatatgatcttcatggaagagtcatcagaagaaaacctttcctgtgtTTTTACCATGAACGTTTGTGTCGGAACTGTTTTAAAGAAACTAAGTCTGATGAGGGTACAAATCTGGAAtcaaacatcacaccatctgtaagaaaaaagttgaagatgaaaaaagGGGACATTTTAATACAGGACACCAATCCTAAATGCATCTCACAATCCAACTGACTATTTCAATAGGCACAAGCTGGAGGTTTTGCAATGGTGCTCATAATCCCTCAACCTAAATGATTAcaaaaatcattttttaaataaagaaatatttaatcTTAAACTTTTGGAAATCCAGTCATCTTTTATTCATTTAGCTACTGCCAATAACAGATATTATGATTTGGTTTTCAGGATATCGCATTTTTATTAACTGTTAATAACTGTTATTAACAGTTTTAACAGTTTAGCTTCTGTACATGGACTTTATAGACTGGGCAGTAAACATTACACTTTGAACTATTAGAGAAAGTTgtcatcattcattcattcatgccCATTATTATAATTTCATAATATATACCGTTTTAAAAACCATGGATTGTACTTGTTATATAAAATGAATTCATAGTATTCTTATAATTTCATTTTACATttgaaataaatgaacaaagaaCACTAAGATATTGGGCACTGTTAATGCTGAACTAACATTTTCACTGTACTGTGGATTCCTTCAAATTTTATCATGCAGTTAATAAAATTGCAAAATGCAACCGGCAGACAAAATCTTTCTAAATACTGAAGTGCATCTACTCTATTCTAACAGTTAATACTGAAAATTATGCATAAGGCAACATTTAATACTCACCAAATGAGTGTCACTGTTGTAAATGCTCCTGTTGTCCTGTTAATACAAGCTGGTATGGTCCTGTCTTCCTTTTTCCATATTCAGGTTGTTGTGGCTTAGTGATTTGATGGTTTTCATTAACACTGTAGGTAAGTGTAGTAAGATCCTCCTCTTAATTCAATGCAAGCAACAGGACTGGTGCCTGATGGTCCTTCATACAAATGTCCATACAGGCCTAAAACAGTGCAAAAACTATTGTAATAGGCAGTGGTATGATTTCATACATCAGATGTCTTGTAATTCATTTTTGTAAGCTATCTAAATATTGGATAAATAAGAGCTATTCTAACAGCGCTGCTGAGCCAAGCAATTGACTTAAATCATATTTATAATATCATACTAACCGATTTATTCATAAAACAATAGGCAACTCATATAAAGGGGAAAATGCTTTGGCTGGCCATAAAGACTCCTATGTCCTTATCATCAGAAGCCTCTTACTTGTCCATTTCACCACCAGGTAATAAGTGAGTATATCATGGTAAGCAGAATCACTTCAACACGTCCCATTGGTTTTTAATGGCGGCTACATAAAAGAAGAGCATGTGATCAGTTAAGCACACAGACCGAGATTGGGAAGGCTCCAGTGTGCGCTCACTGATTGATGGCCAACACTCAGTGATTAAATCTCATTTCCTTAATGTCTAAGGATGGACTGTGCAAGCTCCCCTTTCACCATTTAATGCAAGGCTCTGTCTCACCAAGGGTTATGGATCGTGTTTGGTTTCCCTCTCGAAACCCACACAGATCTGACTTAATCCCTGTTCTGCTCCCTCCGCAGGTGTGCAAACAGTCCGTCTGAGTGACCGATGTGGTCGAAGGGAACTGAATGGAAATAAGGATGTTTGGCTGTTTTCGGATGTCACCATATTCCTTTTACCGCATGAAGAGGCACAGACATGTTTCATCCGCAAACAACTGTGACAGAGATTTCTCCATGACATTTTATGAAGAGCAGAGGCCTTCAGGATGTTTCTTACATACATGGTAGAAACGAAGCCAGCATCCATACTGCAGCGCCTTTGAAATGCAAATGATTATCTGTCGCTTGATATAACTTACACAAGGCTGAGTGCACCATGAGATGCTGGAGCATGAACAGACTGGAAAGGTTACTGTATTGACTTGGAAAGTTTGATGCAAGAAATGGAAAGTTACAGCCGGGCTCGCCGCCGCACTCGCCAGCACGCCAGCTTCACTGATCTATGGACGAGCCATGCCTTAGCGAGGTCCCGCTCGTCCGGAAGTAGCGATTCATTAGACTGAAGGGGCCATTTGAGAACACGAGTGCAGTTTGCGTCTATAACGGGGCCGAGTTGGGGTCCCCGCTCCCGTCATGTCTCCCTGATTTACTGCTTCAGTCATTGGCGCTGTGCTGAGTTCGATAGCACTAAAAGGCCTGTCTGTACTAATGGGGTTCCTATGTGACGCAAACACAGCCTCTCTGCAGAGACACTTTATGAGGTCCTGGCCAATAATGAAAAGGAGAGGCAGACGATGCtcaaagacaaacagttgtgcAACCAGTGGCTGAGATGCAAGGCTCATtattgtcaaccttttctttgATTTCCACTAAGGGTCACGTCGCGACGGAAGCCCAAATAAGGCAAGGGGGGAGGCGATCGATTAAACACATTGTTATAGGCTACAATATTCGATTGTCTCTGTAGCTTTCACAACATGACTTTCAGCAGATCAATGTAAACTTCTGCTGCTCCTACTCATTAGTCTCATTACTGTTTATCTAAGTGTGGGTTCCTCACACagtttctctttttattttattttatttttcaagtGCCATCCAAACCACATTTTAACACATGCTCGATATTAACAGAAAAAATATGTACCTAGAAAATGGCAATGACATCTACTTAACCTTAAATGCAAGTAAATATAAGATgatttaattccaagtcatttccaaggcatttctattggctcgTTCATCATGCGACAGCTGATTGCGTATGGAAGGatagattatttatttttccaaacATTTCCTTGTAAGGGGGAACATTGCTGATCACTGGCGAAATTTTGTGAATGGGGCAGTTTGTGACTGAAGAATGACGTCATTGGCGTGACATACTCTTCATCACTTTCCAGAATGAAGGCCTCCCTGATTGGCTGCCTCCTGAAGCAGAGGGCTCTGGTTGGCTGACGGGCAATCATTAAACACCCACACTGTCAATAGTGAGACCCTCATGGTGGGTATATAGGCAGTTCCCCTGCAGCTGAATGCAACAGACTCTAAATTTCATTCAAGTTGAATTAACCTGTTCTGTTTTGCAACCGTCCTTTTCTACGTCAAGCAAGCTATAAAATTACAAGGTAAGTCACGGCTTCCTTCTACCACCATTGAGAAGACCATTCCTTTCATCTACAGAGCGGGACATTTGTGGGCTAGTGTTTCTGATTGTAAGAGAAAGCCTTTAGGAAgctttattaaaaaatgaatagGGTGGTTCATACAGTGCACTGGGCATGCAAGACTGGAGAAATGCAGGCTCTGTGAATTTTCAAGGAGACTTGGAATGCTTCTCGGTGCTAGATGGGGGTGCGGAACAGCAGCTCATTACACTAATGCACAGGGTCCCACGGGAGGCGCAGTCAGGAGCTTCTGTAATCCTTCTAATATCTCTAATACTTTACTTACAGGCTGATGGCAGCAGGAGATCGCAGTATGAACCGAACAAACCCGAGCAGATACTGAGAACATGCAGGGACTTTCAGGGACTTAGCTTAGGTCTAGTTTATTTTAGCTTGAGGCTTCTTctccagaagaaaaaaaataaaggtttcaAGGAAAGTGAGTTAGATGGAATAATAATTTTTGAAAGGAGATTCTGATGGGGGATGGAGCAATGATCTCTTTTCATAGAAAACTGCTGGAAGTTTAGATGGTATTTGTGAACAAGAACTTTCAATTTTTCTTCCTCACAGAAAACCTTTTATCTCTAAGACTATGTTCTTTGCTACAGGGAATCATGGTTATGCTGAAGATTTCTGCTTTCCTTGTTGCCTACGCTTTGATCATTTGTCAGATGTACTGCTCTAATGCAGCTCCATCCAGGTAAGACCTTTTACGATCCTGATAATTATGTTGCATTGCTGTCTGGGTTCAGCACTATTTTGACAATAGAATGAAATATGGTTGAACAATTCACAGCAAAGCTAATAATAGAGAAGTATCTGATGTGTCACTACTAAATCCAACTTGTAAGTGAAGTTCATTTTTTTATGGACATAATTACGACGGTTAACCGTAAGTGTGCGGATGATTTTATTGGAGGTTGCGTTATCTGGGTGCATCCGTCTTCTGATTACATCAGATGAATCCTGGCCAAACCCACTCCGCTTACGACAGTATCGATCTGGCGATAAATCTAAACTTGGCAAGCGGACAGCTTTTAAGTGGCACGCTCTTAGCAGATTGTTTTGATCATGATCAGACTCTCTTGCGGCAAGCAGAAACCTCTTTTGACATGATGTAAAGCAATGTTCTTttgggaggaggtgggggggggctCATGCTTTTTTGTTTATGATCCATTGAGAAGAGGGGAGGTAACCACTCCGGACTGTGCTTTCAGGCCTGCTTTGGAGCCCTCACAAGATGAAGCGACACTCACCGACTATGAGGCGAGACGGTTACTAAATGCCATCATCAAAGAGTTTGTGCAGATGACTGCAGAAGACCTAGATCAGCAAGAAACTGAAGAGAACAGGTATATGCCCATTCCGTGAGCAGACGGAGGCACAGCCAGTGAGCtctgatttgagaagaaatCCCAAACATTCCAATATTTGGAGGATATTGCACTGATTTTCTCTCTCACATCTAAGAAGTGAGGGATCTTAAAAGGCTTCAACGTGAGAGCAATTCCACATAGCTGTAAGGGGTGCCAGTGCTTTTTTAGAAGGGAGGTACGTGAGCAAAGACCTGCCCCTCATTCAGCGTGTTCTCTGCCATTCTAGCTTTTTGCATGGACATTTATTTAGCTGTGTGGTTGATGAGGGCTTTACGCCCCTGTGCCTGCAAAGCATGCGATAAAAAATACCAAATAGCATGAAGGACAGCATGAtctctgaaagaaaaaaaaaaaaaattttgcaTGATCGGTTCAGTGCTCTGATAACTGTAGACATGATTAAATTAGCCAGAGTACCAGTGGCAACCATTACTCTAGCTATGGCAAGTACAACTGTGAAGGTAATTCTATTTAGGAACTTAGGAGCATGCTTGGTTTGATGTGCATCCTActgttcattgcaactgttgtcattgttgctgttgttttttttgtacagaacaaagtatgatgttttgcatgtctgtgttactgtgagCTGTGCATGTGATCTCTCCTCTAACAGCCTGGCTAGACCAATGTCCAAGCGCTGCTCCAACCTCAGCACCTGCGTGCTGGGCAAGCTGTCGCAGGAGCTGCACAAGCTGCAGACCTACCCTCGCACCAATGTAGGAGCGGGGACCCCGGGCAAGAAGCGCAGCGCTGAGGCCGGCAGCGTGTTCGCCGGTTACAGAGAGGCGATCGATCGCGTCTAAGCATCCTGGGCTGGCTTGATCCTGATCATTTGAGTGCTCGATGCATGTGGATTTCATGGCTTGCCTGAGTAACTTGACAATTTcaattttctttcatttttgttttttaaccttCCTTGGCAGAGTGACAGGATAGACTGTACCTTTTCAAACCTAGTCTTTTCCAACTCTTTAAAATCCCTTTAGTTTCTTCAACCCATTTAGTATAACCCAGCCCGCCTGGGCAGCTCTCACAGCAGTGCAAAATGTCTCTCCTCTGACTTGACTATcatttaataaacatatttttacaAAGAAGCGTTTGTCTGCTGAGCTCTTTCCCAAATGACTTGTCAAATGTGGTGTTGCATTGTATATACATAGGTAAGATATCCCACTTCTCATGCACttgaactgtttttcagtgttCAATATATTCAAATACGTCCACATCCATTGCTTTCAGTCCTCATAGCTAATGCAACCCCTTCAATTTCTCCTCCAGCATTACAGCGCAGAAGCGAGCTTGCAACACAGCCACATGTGTGACCCACCGTTTGGCTGACTTCCTGAGCCGCTCAGGCGGAATTGGAAACAGCAAGTTCGTCCCCACCAACGTGGGATCCCATGCATTCGGCCGACGAAGGAGACTGAGTCAGGAGTAGATGTTTGAGTGGACCTTAAAAAATATGGTGAGGATTTAGCTACCCTTTCTCTTTCACCGCTGAAGGTCCTCTTTTTATAACAGATGTTGATTCTCTGCCTGAAATGTAGCTCAGTGATAGTAATTTGCATTGTAATGTTTTGCAGGTCACCCGTTTTTACATCCATAGCTCTGCTCTGACCACGGCCAAGAGAGAAAACCCATGCCCACCTGCATCGAGACCCCTGGGAATGGACATTCCTCACCCTGTCAGAATGGACTCCTGTTGACTGCACTGATCTGTAGAACCCAACCACACGGCTCATTCTAAAACAGTTCATTTCTGCTCTCAaaatcacaaacaaacaaaaaaaggtaaaaaagaaaaaaaaaagaaaaaaagaaagatagcGAAAGTTTTGCATCCATTCAAATGTGATCATgcttgtctttctgctcataTGAAAGTGGAGGGAAAGTTGATCGcttgttcttttcttttggACCGAGAGCACATAGTTGTGTACAGTCTGGTTTTGGCCCATGTTTCTTTTCCTGTGTCTCCTCAGCACATCGCAGTAATGTGGGGATGAAAATTAAAGCAGTGCCTCGAAAAAGGCTTCCTTGACTATGGACGTGTCTTGTGCCTTGATGTAAACCACTTTACATGATGCTGTTGTACAGAATGTGTGAAGCAAACGAGGGAGGTACAATCAATGACTTACAAATTGTAACAATTGTGAATCTGAGCaagattaaaatgtattttagatACATACGATTGGGGTACTCATTTCATTGCCTGTTTTCAAGAATGATTTGCATAACGTGGCACTCACTACACATGGTAGCGTATTTTATCCCTGGAAAACGCAGATGATCGTATTAAAATACTGAAGTCCTGTAAGACTGTTCTGGACTGGGTGAATGAAGTGGGATTGGTCAGTCACACTGGATGAAGCTGGCcttcaagagaacacacataTTCTCATTCCTCTTACACTAGCCAATCTTTAAATTCTAAATGCCTAAATACAGAGGCCAAAGACAGGAACCTTTTAACCACACGTTCATCTACAAACGGCTGGACTGCACTGTGACCTTCTGCAAATTGTTGTTGATTGTTCTACAGAACAAGCTGTTCAAACTCATAATcaatatttaatgtaatgtaaagaacaacaatGTCATCTTGTTACtgtaaattaaaacaaaagatGATAACAGTACTGTCTGTGGGTCTGAACATGACAAGAGCAACAGTGTGCATCCCTCTTGAAAAGCTGATTTTTCTTTCGGAACGACGGCAGGCTCAAAGACCTGCAcaaatttttttttgcttattagACCCGCTGAGCATCATAAAATGTCATTCTCCACACAAatgcacccccccccacccccgggAACGGCTTGTCATTAGTCTCTTTGTCAGTGCGGCTCTGTTGCTAATTAACAAGTTACTTTTTCACTGCTGACAGTTTCTGCCCATGAGAGCTTGTTGTTTACATGCAAATCGATTTCTTAGGAATCCAAGCAaagactcttttttttaaagtaaagaaTGATATGGTAGgaagatgaagaaaaagaaaaggaaagcaTTAGCAGAAGACAAAGGGCACCTCAAGGGGGAAATCAAGTTAACTTAACAAACTTCCTCAGTAATTGAGCAGGACGCACTGATCCATAACACTGACGTCACTGGACCAATCAGAATCCACCAGGCTTACTGACCAGATAGTTCCTTATCCTGATCTCACTGAGGGCAACACAGACCCAGCCTCCAGTACAATGTTCTGCATTTCAGCAGGATGAAGCAACTAGATAAGCCCAGTGTTTTCAGACAGTCATCAGCAGCTTGGTTTGGCCGTATTAGTGCTACCTTACTGGCAAGAATTGAACTGCATCTTTTTGTCCCTGTTCTAATCCTAAATACTACAGGAACTCTCTCATCTTGTCTGCCATCTAATGTTAGTGTGTCTGACTGCTTTCATCACTTAAATGTGTTCTGAACTATTCCATTAAATCTATTGAATTCCATTTAAAGAGCCATTAAATGTATGAGTGCACATTCACAAAGTGAAACACTGATACAGCTCACTACAAAGTAATAATTAGCCATTTTAGCACTGGACAAATTGTTCTCTTAGGGGATGGGGGGTAGTGGTACTGAACTGTAAGAAAACTCATACTGTGATTGGATTGCTGAGATAATAAtcagatgtttttaatgttacggTTTTAGCAcccatttttttattgtaagcTGCAGCCGGCAATAAATAGGCTATAAACAGCATGTGGTGATTTTACTGTGGATTTGTTTATTTCAAAGGCAAAGGCAACAGAAAGGCTGGATGAGCATTTTTTGTTTCCTTTCTCATTTTTAACGAGGATGGCCTCCCCCTGCATCTCCCCTCAAACTGAGCCTGGCTATAACTTACCCAAGACTGGCAGATGAGGTTAAACTGGCTGATTAGCTTTCTTGTTTGCTAGCTTACTGATatgctgcatgtttttttttgtgcacaGAGTTCTCTGCAGTTACACCCAGAATCATGTGCACGCTAGCAAATCATGTTTTATTTgcttagtgtttttatttaactATTAACTATTCTGTAGCGAACATCTGTTTTGTAGATGCAGAGTTTTACCTTTTGAAGCAGTCAACTGTAGTCGATTGACAAGATGGCCCTGTCTCAATTATCACCCTAAACCCATCCTGGAAGTGCACTTTTATGAAGTTGTTGAGGGGCGGGTAAAAGGGAAGTGAGCGTTCAAGGCTATGAGAGCTTAGAAttgtattgggacacactttgCACACTTTGCCTCATGTCTTACGTCCCTTTACATTGCTCCTTATGTTATGACATTGCTGTTGCCAAGATGCTGGGTTTCCATTTTTCTATTGGTTTATGTAAGCAACACCACTGAATCGCAGTGGAACATGGGTAACTGCCTTGACAAAAGTGTGATCTGATGCAGACTTGAGAGACAAGTACTCAAAGGGGGTGCTTGTGAGCACCCTTATTGGGAAGATTTGAagaaatggtgtgtgtgtgtgtgcaaataaGGGATGCAAGGGTGCAAGAGTGAATAATGGGACAGGGCCAAACTGtcttttgtatgtatgtatttttgttgGTATTGGTAGTAATGGTACTTCAAAAGGCTGGTATACAGTCATGGGCGCCAACCTGAGTTAaattagggggggggggggtaactcagataaccacttaGTTCAATTGTGGCGAGCAGAACAGCCTCTCAAAATGCACAACATGTCAACCCTTAAGGAAGACATTCTTCAACAGTTGAAGATAAAGAAGAAGTCTTCTGCAATGAGTGCTAATAAGTGCTGACTGTAGTgacaaggtttgaagagtcTGAGGATTTATAAAGTCTGAGATATGCTGCTAAGACACACAGGTAGTGAAATGTGTTTCCAGCAGCAGGTTCTAGTTTTCTCTGCACATgttgggcctgttaataccaatcaatagGCCACAGCTTATAGCTTATatagtattgttgctgaccatgtgcatcctcTAATAACCACAATTTagccatcttctaatggctacttccagcatgataatgcacccaGACACAAAGCAGAATTAATTTCAAACTGCTGTTATTAGAGTTGTGCTCTTCAGTGGCCCTCTCCAGAGAAGGCCACTCAAGTGTCATTTAAGTTTGTAATGGTTATTCAACCTAAGTTGCAAATTCGCAAACAAACTTTCATCTgcttgcaataaaccaatcaaacaaacacCATTTTAATtagctcaacacaacaaatagaacaagtgctttctccaaatttaaCACAAAATTGCACTTTTAATGGCTGTTGCCAttgtctcagaattattcatcTCCTTCATaacaagcatctttagtactaAGTACAGCACCCTTTTCTGCTacgacctgctgcaaatgtgaacAACAGCTTCTGTCATTGTTTTTAAAGAATATTAACCCATTTCTCATGAGCATTGGCCTCTAGTTTACAAAAATTATTGGGTTTGCTGCAGAaaccgccttcttcaaatcccaccaaagttTTTTGATGGGGTTTAGGTCAGGCGCCTGTGCcggccactcctgaatcctccAGGACTTCTAAAACCAAGCCTTAAACCAATGATGACCAAGCTTCAGCTACCTTACAGATGATGTTTTGTACTCTGCAATTTTCTGATATGTCCATACACAGGTTTCCAGTTCCAGAAAAAGCAAAGTAGTCCCAGAGCATCACcaagccaccaccatgctttactgtacacaggaaaaaaaagaaaaaagaaaaaaatcccaaaacttCTGTTAGGGGTATAAAGTTTGAATACATATTGGATTAAATTGCCCCTAATGAAATTACATGTGGCCTGCCTCCATTACTCCTTTGTTACAGATACAGGGCTGAAAGTAACAGGGCTTTGTTTGGCATAGAATTAGCAAATGAAGAAGACAACTTTCTCCCATGCTAATAAATAGAAAGGCATTAGGGCAAATTGTAAttatttacttaaaataataaacaaatgctTTCTATTTACAACTGAACTCaacatgtagcatttttacattaaaataacaccCTTATTCATATATAATCCGGTAATGTTACTCTAccgcatcagtccacatgcttcttttacttttaaatgctgattctgtatctctctgctTGTTCAGAAATTCATGTGTAGAGCATatcctttaggggtggctcaaaccTTGATATACACATCCAGACTGTAGGGGAAGCCtcggagcaagaaataccaatgcTCACATTATGCTGCTTTAAGTAACAGGGTTGTTCTTTCATATATCACTATCACTGAACATAAAAAATACAGATATCTAATTTTGTGACTCGTGGAATGTTTTGTATACTTCATAAGGGTGAATGGGTTGAGCTAACGTTTGAGTCAATGTTGAGCACCAACAAAATGTAGTGTTCATTATCCATAATGGACGAGACATGAAAAAAGAATGCTTCAAGCATTACTGTCAAACACATTCACCTATTAATGCGAAAATTATCTAGAATTATTATATTTCAAagaaaaacagctttacaggCAAAGAAACAAAATGGTCTAGTAAATGGTCTAACTGCATGCGATTTTATTATAAGTTAATGCTGCAGGTTTTATTGGTATAAAAAGCTTAATTATGCCATTTGCACAGAGGTTAGTGTGAAGGACATTTGACCTATAGTTTAATATCTTTTATCTCTTTTTTACACATACAGTATgcgtaaatataatatttaattgggacacaaatggtaCTCTATCAATGGAATCACCATAAATGATTTATAAAACATAaaggattttttaaaaaaaaagctaatgttCTTTGTCAGGTTAAATTATTCTTCTTCATGATGGATAATGTTTTATAGAAGGTAACAGAAGGATTTTCTATATGTAACACTTATTTAGGGGTGTTTCCACATTAGGGGGCTTAGGGACAAAGGGGTATGGGCTGACCTGCTAATTGATCCATTACACCTGTgtcaaaaaatcaaaaagacattttgatttaaagccTTTTTAAGGGAATTTTCAAGTGTAAAGTACATTAAAAAATTTCTAACAGATGTAAACAAAACAGGCAATGATTTCTTATGAAATTATTTTCAAAACAAGaactaaaaaaatattaaaatttaaatgtaTAAGAACAAAGATAATATACTGATATTGACTGACATATTGATTTGTTTAAGACACGTTGGATATACCTCCACTATCACTCTAAAAAACCCAGATAACAAAACCCAGAATGAATATCTGTTCAGACATTTGACTCGTGCAGAACATAAAGACCTTAATGCTTTGAAATGGTCTTTGTTTGAATATAACATTTAAGTAAGGAGGGGACAATGTGAAACGACCCTCCATGCAAAAGGAATGAATGAAGCACAGAGCATTAAAAGCACTAATCCAAGATTCCCATCGTGTCTTTCTAAACGGAGATGATGGCATATCACCAAGTGTTCCTTTCACGTCCTTTTTCTCACACAGTCCAAATGGAGCCCATCCAGTAAGATGCTTTGTTAATTAACCTCTGTGCCCCTATAGTAGGAGTGACTCATTTCATATTACTGTCTTCTCTGCCCAGCCCATCCCTTTCTGCTAATAAGGAGATATCGTATCCTCTTGTGCCTCAATTACTGAAAAGCAGAGGCTAAGAGCCAGCCAGTCAATTTATAATTGTCCGCAAACTTTTACATTAGATTTTTGCACCTTATTGATCATTGTACAGATTGTGCATATTAGCATTGTAACAAAATATGAAAGACAATAGACAATACCATTTTAAACACCTACAGATACATACAAATAATCACTAATATAAATAAGAGATACACTATtaactgttttcttttttattgtgcggctattctttggtaatagaacaTTGTAAAACACTTCTGGCCTTTATAGGCTTTAGACTTtaagctttttaaggggttaaactccATTCCACACCAGAAACTGACCTCGACATTCACTGTAAACTCTGTCCACTTGTCTGGAGCAAATAATTGACTTAATCTTCCtttcctgtttgttttgctCGACTCTGCCTGATCTGTGGCTCCTGGCCTCAGTAAATATGGCGTCTGAGCTGATTAACCCATGGATCTACATGGTTACTAGAACAGACAAAATCTAGGAAAGGATATTTCAGTTAAGTGTTCACATGCAGCCGGACATCAGCGGTTTCCTCTAGTAGTGTGACAATAACACTGCCTAATTGAGCTCTGCAATAAAATCATATTTCTAGACATATTTCTAAACTGAcctgaatatttaaaaaatagcaAACGTTTTCTTCATATATTTACTGTCTGACATATATTGTCAGACGTTTTTGTGTTAAAAGACCTTATTCACTTCCCTGTGTAGCCGCCCTGCTATGTAGCCCACATAGATCATACACCATGCACAGTCCAGCAGATCTCTGCTGGGTTCAGCAATACATAAATATTCTCATTTAAAATGTATGGCAACTTGATTAAAATGCTGCTTAAAGGGGGAGTCTGGAGGAAAAGATTGTTTATATACACCCCTACCTTCAGTGCTACTTCAGAAGCCCCTGGATGTGGACGTGCACAAGGTCCTCATAGGCAAGCCTGTTCATAAATAGAGAGAGACCGAAATACTCAAAAGTGAAGGTCaaattacagttttaaaaacatCCACAAAAAATTAGGTTACACAGATTTCCACATGGACCTAGCACGTCAACCCTCCTCCGCTCAcggcataaccagcaagctgattgttGAAGGGCGAGACTTAATCTGTAAACAGACACCATGATGAGCAGCAACCACAACACAATGGAGTAAAACTAGCAAGAGTTTGCCTAGTTTAGCTAAATTGCCTCTTTAAAACCACTGACGAGACGGCCGTGGGTTAGCTAAGCTAACAAGGAAATTAATGTTACCTAGCATTGCATTTTAAATTCTGCATCAATCCAAACATGGACATAAATCC is part of the Salminus brasiliensis chromosome 17, fSalBra1.hap2, whole genome shotgun sequence genome and encodes:
- the calca gene encoding calcitonin/calcitonin-related polypeptide, alpha, translated to MVMLKISAFLVAYALIICQMYCSNAAPSRPALEPSQDEATLTDYEARRLLNAIIKEFVQMTAEDLDQQETEENSLARPMSKRCSNLSTCVLGKLSQELHKLQTYPRTNVGAGTPGKKRSAEAGSVFAGYREAIDRV